The Eurosta solidaginis isolate ZX-2024a chromosome 4, ASM4086904v1, whole genome shotgun sequence genome includes a window with the following:
- the Corp gene encoding uncharacterized protein Corp, protein MCEEGGGCLKVSYRKQLGLINYESKNRYEQIIKLIIQHYKIPASHERALLISTENGRIFDRQLFDYFLTLFPNPSIIFYIRYDYNRAISLLQPIQEQDDDEVMRRVAENSEICMETELHGKQKKNNNVVNDAEHADDVDDDDECSCKFTPVFRMNCFIYEYPTTTSKLRTTSDSAQKKRSGCAKQSPRSEFVKRVKKHLHLSELKKRTKKPLAQVKRIMRL, encoded by the exons atgtGCGAAGAGGGTGGAGGTTGTTTAAAAGTTTCATATCGCAAGCAATTGGGTTTAATTAATTATGAGTCAAAGAATCGCTAtgaacaaataattaaattga TTATCCAACATTACAAAATACCCGCTTCACATGAAAGAGCTCTACTCATCTCTACAGAAAATGGTCGAATTTTTGATCGCCAACTTTTTGATTATTTTCTTACGCTTTTTCCAAATCCCAGCATTATTTTCTATATACGTTATGATTATAATCGCGCCATTAGTCTTTTGCAACCAATACAAGAACAAGATGATGATGAAGTAATGCGTAGAGTAGCAGAAAATAGTGAGATTTGTATGGAAACGGAATTGCACGGGAAGCAGAAGAAGAACAATAATGTGGTTAATGACGCTGAACATGCTGATgatgttgatgatgatgatgaatgtTCATGTAAATTTACACCAGTGTTTCGCATGAATTGTTTCATATATGAATatccaacaacaacaagcaaattGAGAACAACAAGTGATAGTGCTCAGAAGAAAAGGTCTGGATGTGCTAAACAATCGCCACGCAGTGAATTTGTAAAACGTGTGAAAAAGCATTTACACCTGAGTGAATTGAAAAAGCGCACAAAAAAACCTTTGGCGCAAGTGAAGCGTATTATGAGGCTTTAG
- the LOC137251305 gene encoding uncharacterized protein isoform X2 gives MLAIQSNPNGHRDTNGNGLNGQAQPQKIFHNARCARHHKLHHNHSHNGGNSNISNNNNSSNSNGNMKTNSNGSIANGSLANGLADLCHHQLANIPTHEQGHNHTTHANCGGGGRGSGHRRKSESVLSTDSDIRFTRRKLGDSQKCGCAVIASFLVALLVAGAFVYVGYTYFRPEPLPDRTFRGKFLVMNDKWSMELADQNSLRFNHKAREFRERINLVVRRSDLREAYEGSEILALDGTEDANEVVVHFNLIFDPYAGLVTTADLLALFAEEINSPHRKYFENMTIDPQSLKIKEVTGLIEEPIMSSSPLGGEDETTELVTTTPKPPRRCEPLKLNYCRSIGYNITTYPNLLGHQTFEEVQADVIAFRELVDAECFREAFDFVCRLLQPPCETHGSFEPTAGMMCREYCQLFMKGCGSRLPARFKRYFDCETFPESMGIHSCHHKPHCAQDLQNNAQSPRLCDGFVDCPDFSDERTCTFCTGNALYCGRGRACVARKMRCDGKADCPDGSDEKDCLAIAPLASDLLKPEPMAPYLPRFHSEGFAVFSEKGVVGKLCAEGLEDDSKLIVRQTVAESLCKSLGYESVEVFDVRNDNEHVEDYVRVLDPHAPEISFIRTHCQKQQVLYVGCGELQCGLQSVLSPKQHLSLPKMSSPGDWPWLVALYREDIHVCDGTLISRDWVLTTESCFQGQSRATWMAIFGSVRLSSNAPWTQRRRIIGLIKSPVEGSTAALIRLETPVNYSDHVRPICLPDEIQRKHDQEVKRRAFVPKAERLQGKRPAPHIPPTPSATQRRLAQESQQFFVSPAFERHTADGYQSSSSMESREEYDTRLDFEHSEAAALQMPHAEALTQAQRQHTLNEYPLPKSAPQVDYYTGVAATSASRYAPISVPVRGSAGVPAIGLMPGMSGKTLAVQPKVEEIWTNCNTLGWSRQRDHLQRVQLKIGDMAPCENISIATVNSMCTEATYQKHDCTQEEFSGAPVQCLIPGTNQWALLGVSSWRIACGPSGVERPRMYDKITSNTAWIREILSAA, from the exons gCCATTCAGAGCAATCCAAATGGTCATCGCGACACAAACGGAAATGGCTTGAATGGTCAAGCGCAACCACAGAAAATCTTCCACAATGCGCGTTGTGCGCGTCACCACAAACTACACCACAACCATAGCCATAACGGTGGCAAcagcaacattagcaacaacaacaacagtagcaaTAGCAATGGAAATATGAAGACCAATAGCAATGGTAGCATAGCGAACGGTTCATTGGCAAACGGTCTTGCCGATTTATGTCATCATCAATTGGCCAATATACCCACACATGAACAAGGGCACAATCATACGACACATGCGAATTGCGGTGGTGGTGGGAGAGGTAGTGGACACAGACGGAAATCAGAGTCCGTATTATCCACAGACTCTGACATACGTTTTACACGCCGCAAATTGGGTGACAGTCAGAAATGCGGTTGTGCTGTGATAGCAAGTTTTCTAGTTGCACTCCTAGTGGCCGGTGCGTTCGTTTATGTGGGAT ATACATATTTCCGTCCAGAACCGTTACCCGATCGGACGTTCaggggtaaatttttggttatgaACGATAAATGGTCCATGGAATTGGCAGATCAAAACTCGTTGAGATTTAATCACAAAGCTCGGGAGTTCCGAGAGCGCATTAATTTGGTTGTAAGACGTTCTGATTTGCGTGAAGCTTATGAAGGAAGCGAGATTTTGGCGTTGGATGG CACCGAAGACGCAAACGAAGTTGTTGTACACTTCAACCTCATATTCGATCCATACGCTGGACTCGTTACAACTGCAGATCTGCTGGCGCTCTTCGCCGAGGAAATTAACTCACCGCATCGCAAATACTTCGAGAATATGACAATCGATCCgcaaagtttaaaaattaaagaaGTAACTGGTCTCATTGAGGAACCTATAATGTCATCATCACCGCTTGGTGGTGAAGATGAGACTACGGAACTcgtaacaacaacaccaaaaccacCACGACGCTGTGAACCGCTTAAGCTCAACTATTGCCGTTCGATCGGCTACAATATAACAACCTATCCAAATCTGTTGGGTCATCAAACGTTTGAGGAAGTGCAGGCGGATGTGATAGCATTTCGTGAGCtcgttgatgccgaatgttttcgtGAGGCATTCGATTTTGTTTGCCGTCTACTGCAGCCACCTTGTGAAACGCATGGTTCATTTGAACCCACCGCTGGTATGATGTGTCGCGAATATTGTCAGCTCTTCATGAAGGGCTGCGGCAGTCGCTTGCCGGCGCGCTTCAAACGCTACTTCGATTGTGAAACATTCCCAGAATCAATGGGCATACATAGTTGTCACCACAAGCCGCATTGTGCACAGGATTTGCAAAATAATGCACAAAGTCCGAGACTTTGTGATGGTTTCGTTGATTGTCCGGATTTCTCAGATGAACGAACGTGTACCTTTTGTACGGGCAACGCGCTATATTGTGGCAGAGGACGTGCATGCGTGGCACGAAAAATGCGCTGCGATGGCAAAGCGGATTGTCCGGATGGCTCGGATGAGAAGGATTGTT TGGCTATAGCACCATTGGCTAGTGATCTCTTAAAACCAGAGCCGATGGCACCTTACTTACCGCGTTTCCACTCGGAAGGTTTTGCTGTCTTTTCCGAGAAGGGAGTTGTTGGCAAGTTATGCGCAGAAGGTCTGGAGGATGATAGCAAACTGATAGTGCGTCAAACGGTCGCAGAGTCACTTTGCAAGTCGCTTGGATATGA ATCCGTTGAGGTATTCGATGTGCGCAATGATAACGAGCACGTGGAGGACTATGTGCGCGTTCTGGATCCACATGCGCCAGAAATATCATTCATACGCACCCACTGCCAGAAACAGCAAGTACTCTATGTGGGCTGCGGTGAGTTACAGTGTGGTTTACAGTCTGTATTATCGCCCAAACAGCATTTATCGCTACCTAAAATGTCTTCGCCTGGGGATTGGCCTTGGTTGGTGGCGCTATATCGTGAGGACATACACGTTTGTGATGGCACCCTG ATTTCGCGTGATTGGGTACTTACTACAGAATCTTGCTTTCAAGGTCAATCGCGCGCCACTTGGATGGCTATATTTGGTTCAGTACGTCTCTCATCGAATGCACCATGGACGCAACGACGTCGCATTATTGGTTTGATCAAGAGTCCTGTGGAGGGCTCGACAGCCGCATTGATACGTCTCGAGACGCCAGTAAATTATTCCGATCACGTGCGACCCATTTGTTTGCCCGATGAAATACAACGCAAACACGATCAAGAAGTTAAGCGTCGTGCATTTGTACCAAAAGCTGAACGACTGCAAGGAAAGCGCCCAGCACCGCATATACCACCAACTCCAAGCGCTACACAGCGTCGCCTGGCGCAGGAATCGCagcaattttttgtttcgccAGCATTTGAACGACACACAGCAGATGGTTATCAGAGCAGCAGCAGTATGGAGAGCAGAGAAGAGTATGATACCCGCCTTGATTTTGAACATTCCGAGGCAGCCGCCTTACAAATGCCACACGCAGAAGCGCTGACACAAGCGCAAAGACAACATACATTAAACGAATATCCATTGCCTAAAAGTGCGCCACAAGTGGATTATTATACGGGGGTTGCGGCGACATCAGCAAGTCGTTATGCACCGATCTCGGTGCCAGTTCGTGGTAGTGCAGGTGTCCCAGCGATTGGGCTCATGCCTGGCATGAGCGGAAAAACTTTAGCGGTGCAGCCTAAAGTTGAAGAAATTTGGACAAATTGTAATACGCTGGGATGGTCAAGACAACGCGACCATTTGCAGCGAGTGCAATTGAAAATTGGCGATATGGCGCCGTGTGAGAATATTTCTATAGCGACGGTGAATAGTATGTGCAccgaagcgacctatcaaaaacatGATTGTACG